The following are encoded together in the Periplaneta americana isolate PAMFEO1 chromosome 5, P.americana_PAMFEO1_priV1, whole genome shotgun sequence genome:
- the LOC138699960 gene encoding transmembrane protein 8B isoform X1, whose protein sequence is MCHASVLDENMAARLLLLVLGATALCSGQLTKVWKLSTRELIDYRAYRDVTVLHYRIPEQTFTAAFNFTVSEKLTSSQIFSGCDSRKVSLYLKYGSLPVINPDGAKFPDNFSIANRVPIYSAEFQSDGVPMILNVSSPVPGDWFAVAFLSYTDPNNDQILQQGLTPNCAAMMESTMSVMIEEDTKIIVAGEDVTGQLDTGNETRNFKIYVPSGTWMVRINLSSEQCDTSPCFRMLYSSEAIPDPDLDSGNCESVMGCEEDFIPKVDSWYYISISSLQNLTDSISFTLKVSFLLNNSTEKWKLVNMSMLPRLASDGLKYDIALILEDFQNFWTLVPLVRQSFSAFFTFNYLSEYSDENKGFFSINVSADEVAMMQFEVNHVSDIGGTLTFQMKLEDDANLKNVTENLYNVSVVACLSYQARAVPLFPQDMCLNYTGDFSESKIQVNSTSEINHIGSIHVPFPEPGFWFITLKPFCFTNDSTVSNCTSELGTLNISLIIESNMCTVDNCGRFGDCYNYMSGGFIFSTCVCKHGYIGWGCTDDSRVTSLEQLLIAALLLTLSNLFFIPAVVMAIRHKYYTEAFVYACTMVFSTFYHACDAGEDMYSFCLMRLNVLQFCDFYSAILSLWVTLIAMSDVRNALKSIAHMAGAVGIALGTEYNRTSLWVLVVPALVGVAVMTQSWVWRCKAQRSCYPSKKYWKFYFPPGVLLVTVGLVCYSFLQTKQNYKYVHSAWHIIMALAIIFLLPTRKQEGVASVSPDDFIALPPISCSPSTWKDNKFLKLFRWWDR, encoded by the coding sequence ctggatgagaATATGGCAGCCCGGCTTCTATTACTTGTTCTGGGAGCCACTGCACTCTGTAGCGGGCAGTTGACGAAGGTATGGAAGCTTTCGACACGCGAACTCATCGACTACAGAGCGTACCGCGACGTCACTGTCCTCCACTACCGGATACCGGAACAGACATTCACAGCTGCCTTCAACTTCACCGTATCGGAGAAGCTCACCTCGTCACAAATATTCTCGGGATGTGACTCAAGAAAAGTGAGTCTCTATCTCAAATACGGAAGCTTGCCAGTTATCAATCCAGATGGAGCCAAATTCCCTGATAACTTCTCCATTGCGAACCGGGTGCCGATATACAGCGCTGAATTCCAGAGTGATGGAGTCCCTATGATCCTCAATGTATCTAGTCCCGTGCCAGGAGATTGGTTTGCTGTGGCATTTCTCAGTTACACGGACCCAAACAATGATCAGATCTTGCAACAAGGATTGACACCAAACTGTGCCGCCATGATGGAATCTACCATGAGTGTTATGATTGAAGAGGACACTAAAATAATTGTGGCTGGAGAAGATGTCACCGGGCAACTTGATACTGGGAATGAAACAAGGAACTTCAAAATTTACGTCCCATCAGGGACTTGGATGGTTAGGATCAACCTTTCTTCAGAACAGTGCGACACATCTCCATGTTTTCGGATGTTGTACTCATCGGAGGCTATTCCAGATCCCGATCTTGACAGTGGTAATTGTGAATCTGTTATGGGATGTGAAGAAGATTTCATTCCAAAAGTGGATAGCTGGTATTATATTTCTATATCTTCTCTTCAAAATTTGACTGACAGTATAAGCTTTACACTAAAGGTATCATTTCTTCTTAATAATTCAACAGAAAAGTGGAAATTGGTGAACATGTCAATGCTTCCTCGTTTGGCAAGCGACGGATTAAAATATGATATAGCTTTAATACTTGAAGATTTTCAAAACTTTTGGACCCTTGTACCTCTCGTCAGACAGTCTTTCTCGGCATTCTTCACATTCAATTACCTAAGTGAATATTCAGACGAAAATAAAGGCTTCTTTTCCATCAACGTCAGTGCTGATGAAGTGGCGATGATGCAGTTTGAAGTGAATCACGTGAGCGATATAGGTGGCACTCTCACATTTCAGATGAAACTTGAAGACGACGcgaatttgaaaaatgttactgAGAATCTATATAATGTTTCAGTGGTTGCATGTTTAAGTTACCAAGCGAGAGCTGTTCCTTTGTTCCCTCAGGACATGTGCCTCAATTACACTGGAGATTTCTCAGAGTCAAAAATTCAAGTTAATTCTACTAGCGAAATAAATCACATCGGAAGTATCCATGTGCCTTTCCCTGAACCAGGATTCTGGTTTATTACTTTGAAACCATTCTGCTTCACTAACGACAGTACTGTATCAAATTGCACTTCAGAGCTTGGTACATTGAATATCTCTCTGATAATAGAGTCAAATATGTGCACAGTAGATAACTGTGGTCGTTTTGGTGACTGCTATAATTACATGAGTGGAGGATTCATATTTTCCACATGTGTATGCAAACATGGTTACATAGGATGGGGCTGTACAGACGACAGTAGAGTTACGTCTCTGGAGCAACTGCTTATTGCAGCACTCCTCCTCACTTTGAGCAACTTATTCTTCATTCCAGCAGTCGTGATGGCGATACGTCACAAATATTACACTGAAGCTTTCGTTTACGCTTGCACGATGGTTTTCTCGACATTTTATCATGCCTGTGATGCAGGAGAGGACATGTACTCTTTTTGTCTAATGAGACTAAATGTACTGCAATTTTGTGACTTCTATTCCGCTATTTTGTCTCTTTGGGTGACATTGATTGCAATGTCAGACGTCCGTAATGCTCTAAAGTCTATAGCTCACATGGCTGGTGCAGTTGGCATAGCATTGGGTACGGAATACAATCGAACATCGTTGTGGGTATTGGTTGTACCCGCTCTTGTTGGGGTGGCTGTAATGACACAATCCTGGGTATGGCGTTGCAAAGCCCAAAGATCCTGCTACCCCAGCAAGAAGTACTGGAAATTTTATTTTCCTCCCGGAGTGCTTCTGGTTACAGTGGGACTCGTGTGTTactctttcttgcaaacaaaacaaaactacaagTATGTGCATAGCGCCTGGCACATTATCATGGCGTTGGCCATCATCTTCCTTCTCCCAACCAGAAAACAGGAAGGAGTGGCGAGTGTGAGTCCTGATGATTTTATAGCCCTGCCTCCCATTTCTTGCTCACCTTCTACTTGGAAAGACAACAAATTCCTCAAGCTATTCCGATGGTGGGATCGATGA
- the LOC138699960 gene encoding transmembrane protein 8B isoform X2, producing MAARLLLLVLGATALCSGQLTKVWKLSTRELIDYRAYRDVTVLHYRIPEQTFTAAFNFTVSEKLTSSQIFSGCDSRKVSLYLKYGSLPVINPDGAKFPDNFSIANRVPIYSAEFQSDGVPMILNVSSPVPGDWFAVAFLSYTDPNNDQILQQGLTPNCAAMMESTMSVMIEEDTKIIVAGEDVTGQLDTGNETRNFKIYVPSGTWMVRINLSSEQCDTSPCFRMLYSSEAIPDPDLDSGNCESVMGCEEDFIPKVDSWYYISISSLQNLTDSISFTLKVSFLLNNSTEKWKLVNMSMLPRLASDGLKYDIALILEDFQNFWTLVPLVRQSFSAFFTFNYLSEYSDENKGFFSINVSADEVAMMQFEVNHVSDIGGTLTFQMKLEDDANLKNVTENLYNVSVVACLSYQARAVPLFPQDMCLNYTGDFSESKIQVNSTSEINHIGSIHVPFPEPGFWFITLKPFCFTNDSTVSNCTSELGTLNISLIIESNMCTVDNCGRFGDCYNYMSGGFIFSTCVCKHGYIGWGCTDDSRVTSLEQLLIAALLLTLSNLFFIPAVVMAIRHKYYTEAFVYACTMVFSTFYHACDAGEDMYSFCLMRLNVLQFCDFYSAILSLWVTLIAMSDVRNALKSIAHMAGAVGIALGTEYNRTSLWVLVVPALVGVAVMTQSWVWRCKAQRSCYPSKKYWKFYFPPGVLLVTVGLVCYSFLQTKQNYKYVHSAWHIIMALAIIFLLPTRKQEGVASVSPDDFIALPPISCSPSTWKDNKFLKLFRWWDR from the coding sequence ATGGCAGCCCGGCTTCTATTACTTGTTCTGGGAGCCACTGCACTCTGTAGCGGGCAGTTGACGAAGGTATGGAAGCTTTCGACACGCGAACTCATCGACTACAGAGCGTACCGCGACGTCACTGTCCTCCACTACCGGATACCGGAACAGACATTCACAGCTGCCTTCAACTTCACCGTATCGGAGAAGCTCACCTCGTCACAAATATTCTCGGGATGTGACTCAAGAAAAGTGAGTCTCTATCTCAAATACGGAAGCTTGCCAGTTATCAATCCAGATGGAGCCAAATTCCCTGATAACTTCTCCATTGCGAACCGGGTGCCGATATACAGCGCTGAATTCCAGAGTGATGGAGTCCCTATGATCCTCAATGTATCTAGTCCCGTGCCAGGAGATTGGTTTGCTGTGGCATTTCTCAGTTACACGGACCCAAACAATGATCAGATCTTGCAACAAGGATTGACACCAAACTGTGCCGCCATGATGGAATCTACCATGAGTGTTATGATTGAAGAGGACACTAAAATAATTGTGGCTGGAGAAGATGTCACCGGGCAACTTGATACTGGGAATGAAACAAGGAACTTCAAAATTTACGTCCCATCAGGGACTTGGATGGTTAGGATCAACCTTTCTTCAGAACAGTGCGACACATCTCCATGTTTTCGGATGTTGTACTCATCGGAGGCTATTCCAGATCCCGATCTTGACAGTGGTAATTGTGAATCTGTTATGGGATGTGAAGAAGATTTCATTCCAAAAGTGGATAGCTGGTATTATATTTCTATATCTTCTCTTCAAAATTTGACTGACAGTATAAGCTTTACACTAAAGGTATCATTTCTTCTTAATAATTCAACAGAAAAGTGGAAATTGGTGAACATGTCAATGCTTCCTCGTTTGGCAAGCGACGGATTAAAATATGATATAGCTTTAATACTTGAAGATTTTCAAAACTTTTGGACCCTTGTACCTCTCGTCAGACAGTCTTTCTCGGCATTCTTCACATTCAATTACCTAAGTGAATATTCAGACGAAAATAAAGGCTTCTTTTCCATCAACGTCAGTGCTGATGAAGTGGCGATGATGCAGTTTGAAGTGAATCACGTGAGCGATATAGGTGGCACTCTCACATTTCAGATGAAACTTGAAGACGACGcgaatttgaaaaatgttactgAGAATCTATATAATGTTTCAGTGGTTGCATGTTTAAGTTACCAAGCGAGAGCTGTTCCTTTGTTCCCTCAGGACATGTGCCTCAATTACACTGGAGATTTCTCAGAGTCAAAAATTCAAGTTAATTCTACTAGCGAAATAAATCACATCGGAAGTATCCATGTGCCTTTCCCTGAACCAGGATTCTGGTTTATTACTTTGAAACCATTCTGCTTCACTAACGACAGTACTGTATCAAATTGCACTTCAGAGCTTGGTACATTGAATATCTCTCTGATAATAGAGTCAAATATGTGCACAGTAGATAACTGTGGTCGTTTTGGTGACTGCTATAATTACATGAGTGGAGGATTCATATTTTCCACATGTGTATGCAAACATGGTTACATAGGATGGGGCTGTACAGACGACAGTAGAGTTACGTCTCTGGAGCAACTGCTTATTGCAGCACTCCTCCTCACTTTGAGCAACTTATTCTTCATTCCAGCAGTCGTGATGGCGATACGTCACAAATATTACACTGAAGCTTTCGTTTACGCTTGCACGATGGTTTTCTCGACATTTTATCATGCCTGTGATGCAGGAGAGGACATGTACTCTTTTTGTCTAATGAGACTAAATGTACTGCAATTTTGTGACTTCTATTCCGCTATTTTGTCTCTTTGGGTGACATTGATTGCAATGTCAGACGTCCGTAATGCTCTAAAGTCTATAGCTCACATGGCTGGTGCAGTTGGCATAGCATTGGGTACGGAATACAATCGAACATCGTTGTGGGTATTGGTTGTACCCGCTCTTGTTGGGGTGGCTGTAATGACACAATCCTGGGTATGGCGTTGCAAAGCCCAAAGATCCTGCTACCCCAGCAAGAAGTACTGGAAATTTTATTTTCCTCCCGGAGTGCTTCTGGTTACAGTGGGACTCGTGTGTTactctttcttgcaaacaaaacaaaactacaagTATGTGCATAGCGCCTGGCACATTATCATGGCGTTGGCCATCATCTTCCTTCTCCCAACCAGAAAACAGGAAGGAGTGGCGAGTGTGAGTCCTGATGATTTTATAGCCCTGCCTCCCATTTCTTGCTCACCTTCTACTTGGAAAGACAACAAATTCCTCAAGCTATTCCGATGGTGGGATCGATGA